A single window of Leptolyngbya ohadii IS1 DNA harbors:
- a CDS encoding phospholipid-binding protein, with product MGQSTSSLLFATIPPERVGINGEYDHHGLAKRVQAALRQRFETDEIHGLRITQRGAVVVVVGEIVSQRFLIRLVRLVMEINGTADVEVNGVSMGTTLQYYLEVKPSKSLLGKLTRVLESPHAMRNSSP from the coding sequence ATGGGTCAATCTACCTCTAGTTTATTATTTGCAACGATTCCGCCTGAGCGCGTGGGGATCAATGGCGAGTATGATCACCACGGCTTAGCAAAGCGAGTCCAGGCTGCTTTAAGGCAGCGATTTGAAACGGATGAAATTCACGGGCTGCGGATTACTCAGCGAGGTGCAGTGGTCGTGGTCGTGGGGGAAATTGTCAGTCAGCGATTCCTGATCCGGCTTGTGCGCCTTGTCATGGAGATTAACGGTACCGCCGACGTGGAAGTGAACGGCGTAAGTATGGGAACAACGCTCCAGTATTACCTGGAGGTCAAGCCTTCAAAATCCCTGTTGGGTAAGCTGACGCGGGTTTTAGAGTCCCCTCACGCAATGAGAAACTCTAGTCCATAG
- a CDS encoding ureidoglycolate lyase → MSDSAMFGLNLPPSVSLQSLVAQPISVEAFQPYGQVIFASEDGKPYDETEAQLQIAQGTPRFYIMRLQQRGRQFSRITRHQKCTQCLGSLEGKPWLIAVAPPGSADRPAPDAIVAFQIPGNCFIKLEVGTWHAGPYFDLESIDFYNLELSDTNITDHQTCDLRATYGLEFLIA, encoded by the coding sequence ATGTCGGATTCAGCAATGTTTGGTCTCAATCTGCCCCCGTCCGTTTCGCTTCAGTCTCTTGTGGCTCAGCCGATCAGCGTCGAGGCGTTTCAGCCCTATGGGCAGGTCATTTTTGCCAGTGAAGATGGAAAGCCCTATGACGAAACAGAGGCTCAGCTTCAGATTGCTCAGGGAACTCCCCGCTTCTACATCATGCGGTTGCAGCAGCGTGGACGGCAGTTTTCTCGCATTACCCGACATCAAAAATGTACTCAGTGCCTCGGATCGCTGGAAGGAAAACCCTGGCTCATTGCAGTGGCGCCACCCGGATCAGCCGATCGTCCTGCACCAGATGCGATCGTCGCTTTTCAGATTCCGGGCAACTGTTTTATCAAGCTGGAGGTCGGCACCTGGCACGCTGGACCCTATTTCGATCTGGAGTCGATCGATTTTTACAACCTGGAACTAAGCGATACCAATATTACCGATCACCAAACCTGCGATCTTAGGGCAACCTATGGACTAGAGTTTCTCATTGCGTGA
- a CDS encoding SDR family oxidoreductase, whose amino-acid sequence MTSPLAQQVVLITGASTGIGAALAIVLAQKYPGIRLAIAARSKDKLEEIAERCRASGAEVLAVPTDMQETEQVTALAEIVLTHYGRVDALVNNAGYGQMGPLELIPATAAKRQFEVNVLGPLALTRTLIPTMRDQGSGRIVNISSLGGRIAFPFGGLYSASKFALEALSDVLRMELEPFNIQVSVVEPGPVRTDFFGVVNQGVLETIANPLDTPYRAAFQKLEQLDQQVDRRAWTSEQVAEVIIRALTDRQPLPRYIAATGGSFLINLMTKVLSTKQVDRFWQRFYGIDQVAREWRQRGK is encoded by the coding sequence ATGACTTCTCCTCTAGCTCAACAAGTTGTCCTGATCACGGGCGCGTCTACAGGGATTGGCGCAGCCCTGGCAATTGTCCTGGCGCAAAAGTATCCAGGAATCCGGCTGGCAATTGCGGCACGGAGTAAGGACAAGCTGGAGGAAATCGCCGAGCGCTGTCGAGCATCAGGTGCAGAGGTGTTAGCCGTGCCAACCGATATGCAGGAAACGGAGCAGGTGACGGCATTAGCCGAAATAGTTCTGACTCACTACGGACGAGTCGATGCCCTGGTGAATAATGCGGGCTACGGACAGATGGGACCGCTCGAACTCATTCCTGCGACTGCGGCAAAGCGACAGTTTGAAGTCAATGTTCTGGGACCGCTGGCACTCACCCGTACCCTCATCCCGACCATGCGTGACCAGGGGAGCGGCAGAATTGTGAATATCAGTTCACTCGGCGGACGGATTGCCTTTCCCTTTGGCGGACTCTACAGTGCATCAAAATTTGCCCTGGAAGCACTCAGCGATGTCCTGCGAATGGAGCTAGAGCCATTTAACATTCAGGTTAGCGTGGTGGAGCCGGGTCCAGTTCGCACCGATTTTTTTGGTGTCGTCAATCAGGGGGTGCTGGAAACGATCGCCAATCCCCTGGATACACCCTATCGTGCCGCCTTCCAGAAGCTCGAACAGCTTGATCAGCAGGTCGATCGCCGCGCCTGGACATCCGAGCAAGTCGCAGAAGTCATTATTCGTGCCCTCACCGATCGCCAGCCCCTACCTCGCTATATTGCCGCAACAGGCGGGAGCTTCCTGATTAACCTGATGACCAAGGTGCTTTCCACCAAGCAGGTCGATCGTTTCTGGCAGCGATTTTATGGCATCGATCAAGTGGCGCGGGAGTGGCGACAGCGGGGGAAGTGA
- a CDS encoding YqiA/YcfP family alpha/beta fold hydrolase, producing the protein MTYSSFPDRSADNLRRNFPDHACIYLHGFASSPRSKKAQDLRDRFQAIGIDLITPDLNQPTFSDLTLSRQIAQVEALLPVDRPVTLIGSSFGGLTAAWCAERYAQIERLILLAPAFQFLAQWLPRLGESTVQQWQTQDLLMTYHYGEQEMLPLRYRFVTDAMQYDETQLQRSIPTLILHGIHDDVISIQASRDYARGRLWARLVELDSDHALADVGEEIWGWVNEWMGKE; encoded by the coding sequence GTGACCTATTCCAGTTTTCCCGATCGTTCTGCCGACAATCTCCGCAGGAATTTCCCCGATCATGCCTGCATTTATCTGCACGGCTTTGCCTCCAGCCCCCGATCGAAAAAGGCACAGGATTTGCGCGATCGGTTTCAGGCGATCGGGATTGATCTAATCACGCCAGATCTCAATCAGCCCACATTCTCTGACCTGACCCTCAGCCGCCAGATTGCTCAGGTAGAGGCACTGCTGCCCGTTGATCGCCCCGTGACTTTAATTGGCTCCAGCTTTGGTGGTCTAACCGCTGCCTGGTGCGCCGAACGCTATGCCCAGATCGAACGTCTGATCCTGCTGGCTCCCGCCTTTCAATTTCTCGCGCAGTGGCTGCCCCGCCTGGGTGAATCAACCGTCCAACAGTGGCAGACCCAGGATTTACTGATGACTTACCACTACGGCGAACAAGAAATGCTGCCTCTGCGCTACCGCTTTGTCACCGATGCGATGCAGTACGACGAAACCCAGCTTCAGCGATCGATTCCTACCCTGATTCTGCACGGCATTCACGACGACGTGATTTCAATTCAGGCGAGCCGAGATTATGCGAGAGGGCGATTGTGGGCAAGGTTAGTGGAACTAGATAGTGATCATGCCCTGGCGGATGTGGGGGAGGAGATTTGGGGATGGGTGAATGAGTGGATGGGTAAGGAGTGA
- the groL gene encoding chaperonin GroEL (60 kDa chaperone family; promotes refolding of misfolded polypeptides especially under stressful conditions; forms two stacked rings of heptamers to form a barrel-shaped 14mer; ends can be capped by GroES; misfolded proteins enter the barrel where they are refolded when GroES binds) yields the protein MPKIVVFDEESRKSLERGVNALADAVRITLGPKGRNVVLEAKYGAPQIVNDGITIAKEIELEDPLENAGARLIQEVASKTKDLAGDGTTTATVLAQALIREGLRNVAAGSNPVALRRGIEKTIAKLLDEIANVAKPVEGNAIEQVATVAAGSDPEVGGMIAEAMNKVGRDGVITIEESKSLTTEMELVEGMQFDRGYISPYFVTDAERMIAELENPLILLTSEKINNIQDLVPVLERVARAGQPLLLIAEDIEGEALATLVVNKLRGVLNVVAVKAPSFGERRKAVLQDIAVLIGAQVISPDIGLSLDDISAEMLGTARRVTVTKDTTTIVAEAPDKSALESRIAQIRRELAATDSDYDTEKLQERLARLVGGVAVIKVGAATETELKDRKLRLEDALNATKAAVEEGIVPGGGTTLLHLSKNLGDFKQTLNAEEQIGADIVLRAIEAPLRQIADNAGVEGTVVVEKVRTMDFSHGYNALTDTYEDLIAAGIIDPAKVVRSALQDAGSIAGMVITTEVLVVDKPEKKAAAPDMGGMGGMGGMGGMGGMGGMGMM from the coding sequence ATGCCCAAAATTGTAGTATTCGACGAGGAATCGCGGAAGTCGCTGGAGCGTGGCGTGAATGCGCTGGCAGATGCAGTCCGGATTACTCTAGGTCCGAAGGGTCGCAACGTGGTGCTGGAAGCGAAGTACGGCGCACCACAAATTGTGAATGATGGAATTACGATCGCCAAAGAAATTGAGCTGGAAGATCCGCTGGAGAATGCGGGCGCGAGACTGATCCAGGAAGTCGCTTCTAAGACGAAGGATCTGGCAGGCGACGGGACGACCACCGCAACCGTTTTGGCACAGGCACTCATCCGGGAAGGACTCCGCAACGTGGCGGCAGGCAGTAATCCGGTGGCTCTGCGTCGCGGCATCGAAAAGACGATCGCCAAACTGCTGGACGAGATCGCTAATGTGGCAAAGCCTGTAGAAGGCAATGCAATCGAGCAGGTAGCAACCGTTGCCGCAGGCAGTGACCCGGAAGTGGGCGGCATGATCGCTGAGGCGATGAATAAGGTGGGTCGGGATGGCGTAATCACGATCGAGGAATCCAAGTCCCTCACCACGGAAATGGAGTTGGTAGAAGGGATGCAGTTCGATCGCGGCTATATCTCTCCCTATTTTGTGACTGACGCGGAGCGCATGATCGCGGAACTGGAAAATCCGCTGATTCTGCTGACGAGCGAAAAGATTAACAACATTCAAGACCTCGTTCCCGTGCTGGAGCGGGTAGCACGTGCCGGACAGCCTTTGCTGCTGATTGCAGAAGACATCGAAGGCGAAGCTCTGGCAACGCTGGTGGTGAACAAGCTGCGCGGCGTGCTGAACGTAGTGGCAGTGAAGGCTCCCTCCTTTGGTGAGCGGCGTAAGGCAGTCCTGCAAGACATTGCTGTTTTGATTGGGGCACAGGTGATTTCGCCCGACATTGGCTTGAGTCTGGATGATATCTCGGCAGAAATGCTGGGTACGGCGCGGCGCGTCACCGTCACGAAGGATACGACGACGATCGTGGCAGAAGCCCCCGATAAGAGTGCGCTGGAAAGTCGGATTGCCCAAATTCGGCGAGAACTGGCAGCCACGGATTCTGACTACGACACCGAAAAGCTGCAAGAGCGACTGGCGCGATTGGTGGGCGGCGTTGCCGTGATTAAAGTCGGAGCCGCAACCGAAACCGAACTGAAGGATCGGAAGCTGCGCCTGGAGGATGCTCTGAACGCAACCAAAGCCGCCGTAGAAGAGGGAATCGTTCCCGGTGGTGGAACTACCCTGCTGCACCTGTCGAAGAATCTGGGTGACTTCAAGCAAACCCTGAACGCGGAAGAGCAGATCGGCGCAGATATTGTGCTGCGGGCGATCGAGGCTCCCCTGCGCCAGATTGCGGACAATGCGGGCGTAGAAGGCACGGTGGTCGTGGAGAAAGTCCGGACGATGGACTTCAGCCATGGCTACAATGCCCTCACCGATACCTACGAAGATCTGATCGCTGCTGGAATCATTGACCCTGCAAAAGTGGTTCGCTCTGCGCTGCAAGATGCCGGATCGATCGCAGGCATGGTGATCACCACGGAAGTTCTGGTCGTCGATAAGCCTGAGAAGAAAGCTGCTGCGCCGGATATGGGCGGCATGGGCGGCATGGGTGGCATGGGTGGCATGGGCGGCATGGGCGGTATGGGAATGATGTAA
- a CDS encoding Uma2 family endonuclease: protein MAASSMTALTLKLDRIIRLTDEQFYQLCQDNPELKLERTATGELVIMSPTGGETGKQNSDLIIELGLWNRQTQLGVVFDSSTGFKLPNGANRSPDVAWIPIDRWQALAPSQRKRFLPLCPNFLIELLSPTDTWEAGTAKMEEYQDNGNQLGWLIDPENRQVAIYRIGEPVEVLRPLRATALGGSPPSLSGEAVLPGFTLSLELMWS from the coding sequence ATGGCAGCAAGTTCGATGACTGCCCTCACCCTCAAGCTCGATCGCATTATTCGCCTAACCGACGAGCAGTTCTACCAGCTCTGTCAGGATAACCCTGAGCTAAAGCTAGAGCGCACCGCCACCGGAGAACTTGTAATTATGTCTCCAACGGGGGGCGAAACTGGAAAGCAAAATTCTGACCTGATTATTGAACTGGGACTATGGAATCGGCAGACTCAGCTTGGCGTTGTGTTCGACTCTTCCACCGGATTTAAGCTGCCAAACGGCGCAAATCGCTCTCCCGATGTCGCCTGGATTCCGATCGATCGCTGGCAGGCTTTAGCTCCATCCCAACGAAAACGATTCCTGCCCCTCTGTCCCAATTTCCTGATCGAACTGCTTTCCCCCACCGATACCTGGGAAGCAGGCACAGCCAAAATGGAGGAATATCAGGACAATGGCAATCAGCTAGGCTGGCTAATCGATCCAGAGAATCGGCAGGTCGCCATCTATCGCATCGGCGAACCTGTGGAAGTGCTGCGACCGCTTCGCGCAACCGCCTTGGGCGGATCGCCTCCATCTCTTTCGGGTGAAGCCGTCCTGCCTGGATTTACGCTTTCTCTGGAACTCATGTGGTCATGA
- a CDS encoding chromophore lyase CpcT/CpeT has translation MSSLATLTQWLTGEFDNQKQALDQPIWFVHLRLWHLPFPIAIDGYPALFAEQANALFLTNPYRQRVFVLKPTQESDRSEAQFEAQYFGFRQPDRVCGAGQNPDLLKSITLDDLEPLPGCCLKIQFQDDRFTAQAEPGAKCCFQYNGETRQVVLGFEATADRYISHDRGVDPNTGQALWGAVMGAYEFQKL, from the coding sequence ATGTCTAGCCTAGCAACCCTCACCCAATGGCTCACCGGAGAATTTGACAATCAGAAGCAAGCCCTCGATCAGCCGATCTGGTTCGTGCATTTGCGGCTGTGGCATCTCCCCTTTCCGATCGCCATTGACGGCTATCCTGCCCTATTTGCGGAACAGGCAAACGCTCTGTTTCTCACCAATCCCTATCGGCAGCGGGTCTTCGTCCTGAAGCCAACCCAGGAATCCGATCGCTCTGAGGCACAGTTTGAAGCACAGTACTTTGGCTTTCGTCAGCCCGATCGCGTCTGCGGCGCAGGACAAAATCCCGACTTGCTAAAGTCCATTACTCTCGACGATCTGGAGCCTCTGCCGGGATGCTGCCTCAAGATTCAGTTTCAGGACGATCGCTTTACCGCCCAAGCGGAACCGGGTGCCAAATGCTGCTTCCAGTACAACGGCGAAACGCGTCAGGTGGTTTTAGGCTTTGAGGCTACAGCCGATCGCTATATCAGCCACGATCGCGGCGTTGACCCCAATACCGGACAGGCACTCTGGGGCGCAGTGATGGGAGCCTACGAATTTCAAAAGCTTTAA
- a CDS encoding phytoene desaturase family protein gives MTQNAGQPKIDRLSPEGNYEAIVIGSGIGGLVVGGLLARSGKRVVICESHGIPGGAVHSFTRKGFHFDSGASFYCGLSDPNSCNPVRQVLDKLGESVEAIAYDPLGHYHFPDVTFPVYGSAERYKSALAEITPTGAAEYASFERQMLRLYEGLRQIPTIDLRPDWKLIPTLLTRYPGALLKLLPELGTIRSSVGEVMDRWVRDPWVRRLIDLECFLLSGLKAHGTVAPEVAFMLGERSRRAAGSGARSQSVIDYPIGGSGAIVDALVRGFQKWGGELRLNAHVEQILVEGGRAIGIRLKSGEVLRSPIVISNASIWDTYGKLLQPEDLPADYRSAALATPIVDSFMHLHLGIRSEGLEHLTGHHVVVHDSQQDIATPGNTCMISIPSVWDKNLAPPGHFVAHAYTLEPYDGWQRDESYESRKRQKAEPLYRALEKIIPDLRSRIALELIGTPLTHAHYLRRHKGTYGAAIDARTGMFPPPHTPIAEKQPTPSKLSPAPPLPIPYSPLTHSTNSHTTPPKPLPPEPQFPEAYCLRRDTILRSRIALELIGTPLTHAHYLRRHKGTYGAAIEETTDEELAEPAIDETQEPLEEFAPAEIPAAETAEPEPQSEEESSEQPAPKSAQPDRGNFTDKFSEVRERAKQRAKGLMNRMKKPSESAPSEVPAESPSEKVSIASGALITGGTSGASGTESIAFSEGDSAGTSDGADSLGFFIRFIKPFARCFALSRTSENLSVKLPRSG, from the coding sequence GTGACTCAGAACGCAGGACAGCCCAAAATCGATCGCCTTTCCCCTGAAGGCAACTACGAAGCGATCGTGATTGGCAGTGGTATCGGCGGTTTAGTCGTGGGGGGACTGCTGGCGCGATCGGGAAAGCGGGTGGTGATTTGCGAGAGTCACGGCATTCCAGGTGGGGCAGTGCATAGCTTTACCCGCAAAGGATTTCACTTTGATTCCGGAGCATCCTTCTACTGCGGCTTAAGCGATCCCAATTCCTGTAATCCAGTGCGGCAGGTGCTCGACAAACTAGGGGAATCCGTGGAGGCGATCGCCTACGATCCGCTAGGACATTACCACTTTCCAGATGTCACCTTCCCGGTCTATGGCAGTGCAGAACGCTACAAATCTGCTTTAGCTGAAATTACCCCGACAGGCGCAGCCGAGTATGCAAGCTTTGAGCGGCAGATGCTTCGCCTCTATGAAGGCTTACGCCAGATTCCCACGATCGATTTGCGACCGGACTGGAAACTCATCCCAACCCTGCTCACCCGCTATCCGGGGGCATTACTCAAGCTATTACCCGAACTGGGAACGATTCGATCGTCTGTCGGTGAAGTAATGGATCGGTGGGTGCGCGACCCCTGGGTGCGGCGACTGATTGACCTGGAATGTTTCCTGCTGTCGGGTCTGAAGGCTCATGGAACCGTTGCGCCAGAAGTGGCGTTTATGCTGGGGGAACGATCCCGCAGGGCAGCGGGCAGCGGTGCCCGATCGCAGTCCGTCATCGACTATCCGATCGGTGGGAGTGGGGCGATCGTGGATGCCCTGGTGCGCGGCTTCCAAAAATGGGGGGGCGAACTGCGGCTAAACGCTCACGTCGAGCAAATTTTAGTGGAAGGCGGACGGGCGATCGGGATACGGCTGAAGTCCGGGGAAGTTTTGCGATCGCCCATTGTCATCTCTAACGCCAGCATTTGGGACACCTACGGCAAACTGCTTCAGCCGGAAGATCTGCCTGCGGATTATCGGAGTGCAGCTCTGGCAACGCCGATCGTGGATAGCTTCATGCACCTGCATCTGGGCATTCGATCGGAGGGGCTGGAACACCTGACCGGACATCACGTGGTGGTTCACGATTCGCAGCAGGACATTGCTACGCCGGGGAATACCTGCATGATTTCCATTCCTTCCGTCTGGGACAAAAATCTGGCTCCCCCCGGTCATTTTGTCGCCCATGCCTACACCCTCGAACCCTATGACGGCTGGCAACGAGACGAATCCTACGAGTCACGCAAACGCCAGAAAGCAGAACCCCTCTATCGCGCCCTCGAGAAAATTATCCCTGACCTGCGATCGCGAATTGCTCTGGAACTCATCGGCACCCCCCTCACCCACGCCCACTATCTGCGTCGCCATAAGGGAACCTACGGAGCCGCCATTGATGCCCGTACTGGAATGTTTCCGCCACCCCACACGCCGATCGCAGAAAAACAGCCAACTCCATCCAAGCTCTCCCCTGCTCCCCCACTCCCCATTCCCTACTCCCCACTCACCCACTCAACAAATTCCCACACAACACCCCCGAAGCCGCTGCCGCCGGAACCCCAATTCCCGGAAGCGTACTGTCTCCGACGCGATACAATCCTGCGATCGCGAATTGCTCTGGAACTCATCGGCACCCCCCTCACCCACGCCCACTATCTGCGTCGCCATAAGGGAACCTACGGAGCCGCCATTGAGGAAACAACCGACGAAGAATTGGCTGAACCCGCGATCGATGAAACCCAGGAACCGCTAGAGGAATTCGCCCCCGCTGAAATTCCCGCCGCAGAAACGGCTGAGCCAGAACCCCAGTCCGAAGAAGAATCTTCCGAACAGCCTGCACCGAAATCCGCTCAACCCGATCGCGGCAACTTCACCGACAAATTTTCGGAAGTCCGAGAAAGGGCAAAACAGCGGGCAAAAGGTTTGATGAATCGGATGAAGAAACCCAGTGAATCCGCACCATCAGAAGTCCCCGCAGAATCACCTTCAGAAAAGGTTTCGATCGCCTCCGGTGCTTTAATCACAGGCGGGACTTCCGGCGCGTCAGGCACAGAGTCGATCGCCTTTTCTGAAGGTGATTCTGCGGGGACTTCTGATGGTGCGGATTCACTGGGTTTCTTCATCCGATTCATCAAACCTTTTGCCCGCTGTTTTGCCCTTTCTCGGACTTCCGAAAATTTGTCGGTGAAGTTGCCGCGATCGGGTTGA